The following proteins come from a genomic window of Neptunomonas concharum:
- the tyrS gene encoding tyrosine--tRNA ligase, which translates to MSNMTLLEDLKSRGLVAQMTSEEELEKHLNEGSVTLYCGFDPTADSLHLGHLVPLLMLKRFQDYGHRPIALVGGATGLIGDPSFKAQERQLNSAEVVTQWSECLKNQISRFINFNDKDGAILANNYDWTSSVDVLTFLRDVGKHFSVNKMISKESVRQRIEREGEGISFTEFTYQILQSYDFQQLNKHYGCTLQIGGSDQWGNITGGIDLARRMNGAATHGLTLPLITKSDGTKFGKTEAGAVWLDAKKTSPYAFYQFWLQTPDADVYRFLKFFTFLSVEEIERIEEEDKDRQGRPEAQAILAREVTTLVHGEEGLLAAQRITEALFSGQLETLNEADYEQLSQDGLPSSQLLKGEFEEKPLTQLFSEVELANGKQVKDALQRNAVLVNGQSVGIEMIADAATVFSSERSCFGKYFLVKLGKKKHHLFTL; encoded by the coding sequence ATGAGTAACATGACACTGCTAGAGGATTTGAAATCACGGGGCCTAGTGGCTCAAATGACCAGCGAAGAGGAGCTGGAGAAGCACCTCAATGAAGGCAGTGTGACACTTTATTGCGGGTTTGATCCTACTGCGGACAGTTTGCACTTAGGGCACTTGGTGCCTCTGCTGATGCTAAAGCGCTTTCAGGATTATGGACATCGGCCGATTGCGTTGGTTGGCGGAGCAACCGGTCTTATAGGAGACCCAAGCTTCAAAGCTCAGGAGCGTCAGCTTAATTCTGCTGAAGTGGTTACGCAGTGGAGTGAGTGTTTAAAGAATCAAATTAGCCGTTTTATCAACTTTAATGACAAAGATGGTGCAATTCTCGCTAACAACTATGATTGGACATCAAGTGTTGATGTCTTAACGTTTTTGAGAGATGTGGGTAAGCATTTCTCTGTTAATAAGATGATATCGAAAGAATCTGTTCGCCAGCGTATAGAGCGCGAAGGTGAGGGAATCTCTTTTACTGAATTTACTTATCAGATTCTTCAATCCTATGACTTTCAGCAGCTTAACAAACATTATGGGTGTACGCTGCAAATTGGTGGGTCAGACCAGTGGGGTAACATTACTGGCGGTATCGATCTTGCTCGTCGCATGAACGGCGCAGCGACCCATGGTTTGACATTGCCTTTGATTACAAAATCTGATGGCACCAAATTTGGGAAAACAGAAGCAGGGGCTGTTTGGCTTGATGCTAAAAAAACTTCCCCTTACGCTTTTTACCAATTCTGGCTGCAGACTCCTGATGCTGATGTCTACCGTTTTCTGAAGTTCTTTACGTTCCTTAGTGTTGAAGAAATTGAACGGATTGAAGAAGAAGACAAAGACCGTCAAGGTCGTCCAGAGGCTCAAGCTATTCTTGCTCGGGAGGTAACTACGCTTGTGCATGGCGAAGAGGGGTTATTGGCTGCTCAACGTATTACAGAAGCGTTATTCTCAGGTCAACTAGAGACACTTAATGAAGCAGACTATGAGCAGCTAAGCCAAGATGGATTGCCTTCTTCCCAGCTATTGAAGGGGGAGTTTGAAGAGAAACCGTTGACTCAACTATTCTCAGAGGTGGAGCTTGCTAATGGAAAGCAGGTAAAAGATGCCCTACAGAGAAATGCTGTTTTGGTAAATGGTCAGAGCGTCGGGATTGAAATGATTGCGGATGCGGCAACAGTCTTCTCGTCGGAGAGGTCTTGTTTCGGCAAATATTTCTTAGTGAAGTTGGGTAAAAAGAAGCATCATCTATTTACGCTCTAG
- a CDS encoding peptidoglycan DD-metalloendopeptidase family protein — protein MHLLENKTSHRFPIVHLAAVGICGFIITMTLLLLPSEEVSATKAVPLSLTHSPMSQSIDRDAENIRVQINLEANALTQPDASDLTVAEPIDVEPSTTINEPSENWVYYTVNKNDNLTSLFKRAGLTPQDVYKVSTAAKDGQLSRLYPGETLGFLIEDNDLRKLKYELSPLKTIVLSKGDDASYHVNTIERTPETKQHYAEGVINNSLFVDAESAGLSSNMIMQFATLFAWDLDFSQDIRKGDQFRIIYNEQFLDGEKISDGHVVAAQFVNNGETYTAIRYTDSDGQTSYYTPEGHSMRKAFLRMPVDFARISSRFNLSRKHPVLNKIRAHKGVDYAAKTGTPIKASGDGKVIWIGNKGGYGRTVVLQHGSNITTLYAHMSKYNRKLKKGSRVSQGQVIGYVGKSGLATGPHLHYEFRVNGSHKNPMTVKFPQAQPVAKKERVAFDQIAQQMVAQLNTNAGRQLASREQ, from the coding sequence ATGCACTTGCTTGAGAATAAAACATCACACCGCTTTCCTATTGTTCACTTAGCGGCAGTTGGTATTTGTGGCTTTATCATCACAATGACTTTATTGCTCTTACCCTCTGAAGAGGTTTCTGCGACCAAAGCCGTTCCACTCTCTTTGACTCATTCCCCTATGAGCCAATCAATTGATAGAGATGCAGAAAACATTCGAGTGCAGATAAATCTTGAAGCTAACGCTCTAACACAACCAGACGCTTCCGATTTAACCGTCGCAGAACCCATTGATGTCGAACCCTCTACTACTATTAATGAGCCTTCCGAAAATTGGGTTTACTATACGGTTAATAAAAATGACAACCTGACTTCTCTGTTTAAGCGCGCAGGACTCACACCACAAGATGTTTACAAAGTCAGCACTGCCGCTAAAGATGGGCAACTAAGCAGACTTTATCCTGGTGAAACCTTAGGCTTTTTGATTGAAGATAACGATCTGAGGAAATTGAAGTATGAGCTTTCCCCACTCAAAACAATTGTGCTTAGCAAGGGTGACGACGCCTCTTACCACGTAAATACAATTGAGCGAACACCTGAGACAAAACAGCACTACGCCGAGGGCGTAATCAATAACTCTCTTTTTGTTGATGCCGAAAGCGCTGGTCTTTCCAGCAATATGATTATGCAATTTGCCACGCTATTTGCTTGGGACCTCGACTTTTCTCAGGATATCCGAAAAGGAGATCAATTCCGTATCATCTATAATGAACAATTTTTAGATGGGGAAAAAATAAGCGACGGACATGTTGTCGCCGCACAATTTGTTAACAACGGCGAGACCTACACAGCTATTCGCTATACCGACTCAGACGGACAAACTAGCTACTACACGCCTGAAGGTCATAGTATGCGAAAGGCTTTTTTACGTATGCCTGTTGATTTTGCCCGCATTAGCTCTCGTTTTAACCTGTCACGAAAACATCCTGTCTTAAATAAGATCAGAGCGCATAAAGGTGTTGATTATGCTGCAAAAACGGGTACGCCTATTAAAGCATCCGGCGACGGAAAGGTGATTTGGATAGGCAATAAAGGCGGCTATGGAAGAACTGTCGTACTTCAACATGGCAGCAATATCACCACACTTTATGCGCATATGTCTAAATACAACCGCAAGCTCAAGAAAGGGAGCCGCGTTTCTCAAGGACAAGTCATTGGCTATGTTGGCAAATCAGGCCTTGCAACCGGCCCCCACCTACACTACGAGTTCCGTGTTAATGGCTCTCATAAAAATCCAATGACAGTTAAGTTCCCTCAGGCTCAACCTGTTGCGAAGAAAGAGCGCGTAGCCTTTGATCAAATTGCACAACAAATGGTTGCTCAGCTAAATACCAATGCAGGTCGTCAATTGGCCTCCAGAGAACAATGA
- a CDS encoding anhydro-N-acetylmuramic acid kinase, whose protein sequence is MKTQAGIYIGVMSGTSLDGIDVAVVQLGQELKLIGAKCYPIPNETKTAILGLTQPGDNEIERLGKLDIELARLFAAAINHTLHDLNLNRSDILAIGSHGQTIRHRPKTGFSLQAGDPNLIAAQTNIKVIADFRRKDLAYGGEGAPLVPAFHADQFKSSHTSRVILNIGGMSNITVLPTQGEVRGYDTGPGNVLLDAWCYRHRSLPYDQAGAWAASGIYNASLLEKLMSLPFFHETPPKSTGREQFNIEWLEHMLNQSADYQLSPADIQATLLELTARSISDAIISEKHNAPEIYICGGGAHNTALIQRLKQLLEPSSIATTESLGMHPDWVEAAAFAWLAYRALNGLSGNLPSVTGASKETILGGIYQAG, encoded by the coding sequence ATGAAAACGCAAGCAGGTATATACATAGGCGTCATGTCCGGCACTAGCCTAGATGGTATTGATGTTGCCGTCGTACAGCTAGGGCAAGAGCTGAAATTGATTGGCGCAAAGTGTTATCCAATACCCAATGAAACCAAAACTGCCATCCTTGGTTTAACTCAACCGGGGGATAACGAGATAGAGCGCCTAGGCAAGCTGGATATAGAGCTTGCCCGGCTATTTGCAGCAGCAATCAACCATACATTACACGACTTAAATCTTAACCGATCAGACATCCTCGCTATTGGCAGCCATGGACAAACTATTCGCCACCGACCTAAAACCGGCTTCTCGCTGCAAGCGGGAGATCCCAACCTTATCGCAGCACAGACAAACATTAAGGTCATTGCAGACTTTCGCAGAAAAGATCTCGCCTATGGTGGTGAAGGCGCACCGTTAGTTCCGGCGTTCCATGCTGACCAATTCAAAAGCAGTCATACCAGCCGGGTAATACTTAATATTGGAGGCATGTCCAATATCACCGTTTTGCCCACGCAAGGGGAAGTAAGAGGATATGACACAGGACCAGGTAACGTACTACTAGACGCTTGGTGCTATCGCCATCGAAGCCTTCCATATGATCAAGCCGGCGCTTGGGCCGCCAGCGGCATATACAATGCATCATTACTAGAAAAACTTATGTCGCTTCCCTTTTTTCACGAAACACCACCGAAAAGTACGGGACGTGAACAGTTCAATATAGAGTGGCTGGAGCACATGTTGAATCAATCCGCGGATTACCAACTTAGTCCCGCAGACATCCAAGCAACACTCCTCGAATTAACTGCTCGATCCATTTCAGATGCGATTATTTCAGAAAAGCACAACGCCCCTGAAATCTATATTTGTGGTGGTGGCGCCCACAATACAGCACTGATTCAACGCTTGAAACAACTTCTAGAGCCCTCATCCATTGCAACCACAGAGTCTTTAGGCATGCATCCTGACTGGGTCGAAGCAGCCGCCTTTGCATGGCTGGCTTATCGAGCATTAAATGGCCTGAGTGGCAACCTACCTTCGGTAACAGGAGCAAGCAAAGAAACTATTCTAGGCGGAATATATCAAGCAGGATAA
- the erpA gene encoding iron-sulfur cluster insertion protein ErpA, whose amino-acid sequence MTETVASSAPMVFTDSAAAKVKSLIEEEQNDNLKLRVFITGGGCAGFSYGFTFDEEVAEDDTQIENQGVLMVVDPMSFQYLEGSEVDYTEGLQGSQFKINNPNATTTCGCGSSFSI is encoded by the coding sequence ATGACAGAGACAGTGGCATCCAGTGCTCCGATGGTGTTTACCGATTCGGCCGCTGCAAAGGTAAAAAGCCTGATTGAGGAAGAGCAGAACGATAACCTGAAGCTGAGAGTATTCATCACAGGGGGTGGTTGTGCAGGCTTTTCTTACGGTTTTACTTTTGATGAAGAGGTAGCTGAGGATGATACTCAAATCGAGAACCAAGGTGTGCTTATGGTGGTAGATCCCATGAGCTTTCAATATTTAGAAGGTTCAGAAGTGGATTACACCGAAGGCCTACAAGGTTCTCAATTTAAGATCAATAATCCCAACGCCACGACAACGTGTGGTTGTGGTTCATCCTTCTCTATCTGA
- the argC gene encoding N-acetyl-gamma-glutamyl-phosphate reductase, producing MIKVGIVGGTGYTGVELLRLLANHPSVEVQVITSRSEEGIAVADMFPNLRGHFDLCFTVPDVDRLAECDVVFFATPHGVAMSMAPDLIRRGVRVIDLGADFRIKDVSLWSQWYKLEHTCPDLVEMAVYGLPEVNRQQITDAQLIACPGCYPTATQLGFLPLLEQGLIDHRRLIADCKSGVSGAGRGASVGALLCETSESMKAYAVAGHRHLPEIRQGLSEAAGRPVGLTFVPHLTPMIRGIHSTLYATLKDPKDGLQSLFEERYKDEPFVDVMPEGSHPETRSVKGANTCRISVFRPQNDDTVVVLSVIDNLVKGAAGQAVQNMNIMFGLDEASGLGIVGLMP from the coding sequence GTGATTAAAGTAGGAATCGTAGGTGGAACAGGCTATACCGGAGTTGAATTGCTGCGTTTGCTCGCCAATCATCCAAGCGTAGAGGTTCAAGTCATTACATCGCGTTCGGAAGAGGGTATCGCGGTTGCAGATATGTTCCCTAACTTACGAGGGCACTTTGATTTGTGCTTCACCGTACCCGATGTAGATAGGCTGGCTGAGTGCGATGTGGTTTTCTTCGCAACACCTCATGGGGTTGCTATGAGTATGGCGCCTGATCTGATCAGACGAGGTGTCAGGGTGATTGACTTGGGTGCGGATTTCCGTATCAAAGATGTGTCGCTTTGGTCGCAATGGTACAAGTTGGAGCATACCTGCCCAGATCTGGTTGAAATGGCTGTGTATGGTTTGCCTGAAGTAAATCGCCAACAAATTACAGATGCGCAGTTAATTGCGTGCCCTGGTTGTTATCCTACCGCGACTCAGCTGGGTTTCTTACCGCTATTAGAACAAGGGCTGATTGATCATCGTCGACTGATTGCTGATTGTAAATCGGGAGTCAGTGGTGCCGGTCGTGGTGCAAGTGTGGGTGCGTTGTTATGCGAAACCAGCGAAAGCATGAAAGCGTATGCTGTGGCTGGGCACCGCCATCTTCCAGAGATTCGGCAAGGCCTGAGTGAAGCGGCAGGTCGTCCGGTCGGGCTGACCTTCGTACCCCATTTGACACCAATGATTCGGGGTATTCACTCCACTTTATATGCGACGCTCAAAGATCCGAAAGATGGCCTACAAAGCCTTTTTGAGGAGCGTTATAAAGATGAACCTTTCGTTGATGTTATGCCCGAAGGAAGTCATCCAGAGACCCGTAGTGTCAAAGGTGCTAATACTTGTCGTATCAGTGTATTCCGTCCTCAGAACGACGATACGGTTGTAGTGTTGTCAGTCATTGATAACTTGGTCAAGGGCGCTGCAGGCCAGGCTGTGCAAAATATGAATATCATGTTTGGGCTGGACGAAGCGAGCGGATTAGGAATCGTTGGTTTAATGCCTTGA
- a CDS encoding chloride channel protein: protein MQKHHLSLQHFRERLTHYDALPQLVILGLLSGVATGILMVLFRLAVEWPLVWWQGNAEAFESLPTLQLFLLPIAGSIALSLIFLLWPKAKQAGMVHLFERLAYHQGQIPGSSLAAQFVTATIALVSGHSVGREGPSIYLGAACSSLIGQRLQLPNNSLRLLVGCGAAAAISAAFNTPLAGVIFAMEVVLMEYTLIGFTPVIVAAVSADLVMRTVLGHDPVFSVPLFQIGTLAEIPWVMLLGVCVGISAAAFNKIMLYTYRFSNKPVVLRFIIAGIATGSLAIFYPQIMGVGYDTISDALWGRIELQLLCGLLLAKLLLTPFILGLGIPAGLIGPTLFIGAIIGGIFGVVGDFFSDMDVSHQGLYAMLGMGAMMAAVLNAPLAALVALLELTGNPNIILPGMIAIVISNLTVRYLFNLPSIFQSALQAQGLDYRQEPIAQSLSRAATGSLMERSFITTDAEISLKAAQQIVTESPRWLYIKDPQEQNSRVMLPKDLNDWVARDNINDPINLLDIPAERFNVVEISFRATLHEALTKMNEQHINLLCVVSNKNELMGMITRSQIEYYYTHKQTL, encoded by the coding sequence ATGCAAAAGCACCATTTGTCACTTCAACATTTTCGAGAGCGGCTGACCCACTACGATGCGCTTCCTCAACTTGTGATTTTGGGGCTTTTGTCAGGGGTCGCAACCGGCATACTGATGGTACTGTTCCGGCTTGCCGTTGAGTGGCCATTAGTGTGGTGGCAAGGGAACGCCGAAGCGTTTGAATCTCTGCCTACCCTTCAGCTTTTTTTACTCCCTATTGCAGGCAGTATCGCTCTTTCGTTAATTTTTTTACTCTGGCCAAAGGCAAAGCAAGCTGGGATGGTGCACCTGTTTGAACGCCTTGCCTACCATCAAGGCCAAATCCCCGGAAGCAGCTTGGCAGCCCAATTTGTAACAGCAACTATCGCCCTTGTCAGCGGACACTCTGTCGGCAGGGAGGGACCATCTATCTATCTTGGTGCCGCTTGCAGCAGCCTAATCGGCCAACGCTTGCAGCTCCCTAACAACTCATTGCGATTATTAGTCGGATGCGGTGCTGCAGCAGCGATTTCTGCTGCCTTCAATACGCCTCTAGCCGGGGTCATCTTTGCTATGGAAGTGGTTTTGATGGAATACACACTGATAGGTTTCACGCCTGTTATTGTGGCAGCCGTCTCAGCAGATCTCGTAATGCGGACTGTCCTAGGACACGACCCCGTCTTTAGCGTTCCACTCTTTCAAATTGGTACATTGGCGGAGATCCCATGGGTGATGCTGTTAGGCGTATGTGTTGGCATTTCAGCGGCAGCTTTTAACAAAATCATGCTCTATACCTATCGTTTCTCCAACAAACCGGTCGTGCTGCGCTTTATTATTGCTGGGATAGCGACCGGGAGCCTTGCTATTTTTTATCCACAAATTATGGGTGTCGGCTATGACACGATCTCAGATGCACTATGGGGGCGCATTGAACTTCAATTACTATGTGGACTATTACTTGCCAAACTCCTACTAACACCATTCATTTTGGGACTAGGTATTCCTGCAGGTCTCATTGGTCCGACGCTGTTTATTGGCGCCATCATTGGTGGAATCTTTGGTGTAGTGGGTGATTTTTTCAGTGATATGGATGTATCTCACCAAGGGCTATATGCAATGCTCGGCATGGGCGCGATGATGGCAGCCGTATTGAATGCTCCATTAGCCGCTTTAGTCGCGCTGCTGGAGTTAACCGGCAATCCCAATATTATTCTCCCCGGCATGATTGCAATTGTGATTAGTAATCTCACGGTTCGCTACCTGTTTAACCTACCCTCGATCTTCCAGTCCGCACTGCAAGCACAGGGCCTTGATTATCGTCAGGAGCCCATTGCACAGTCACTGTCTCGCGCGGCCACAGGTAGTCTAATGGAAAGAAGCTTCATCACAACGGATGCCGAAATCAGCCTTAAAGCCGCCCAGCAAATCGTTACGGAATCCCCTCGCTGGCTCTACATAAAAGACCCTCAAGAGCAGAACTCACGGGTTATGCTCCCCAAAGATTTAAACGATTGGGTCGCCAGAGACAACATTAACGATCCTATCAATCTACTCGATATTCCTGCGGAACGCTTTAACGTAGTCGAGATTAGCTTTAGGGCAACGCTTCATGAAGCGCTCACTAAAATGAACGAGCAGCATATCAACCTGCTCTGCGTTGTAAGTAACAAAAATGAATTAATGGGCATGATAACCCGCAGCCAAATTGAATATTACTACACCCATAAGCAGACATTATGA
- the thiE gene encoding thiamine phosphate synthase encodes MNSLKGLYAITDSTLMPDDDTLLCQVEDAILGGAQIIQYRDKSNDKGKRLRQASALNSLCEHHQRYFIINDDIELAFSCGASGVHLGQSDGSLSDAKSRLSANAIIGVTCHDSLSLAQKAEKQGASYVAFGAFFRSQTKPHAIPAPLTLLQEARQQLSSPIVAIGGITVDNAHQVIAAGADMVAVVHSLFTAPSVTQQAQAFADVFK; translated from the coding sequence ATGAACTCACTGAAAGGCCTCTACGCGATAACGGATAGTACACTCATGCCTGATGACGACACCCTACTGTGCCAAGTGGAAGACGCCATTTTAGGGGGCGCTCAAATTATCCAATATCGAGATAAATCAAACGATAAAGGTAAACGTTTACGGCAAGCAAGCGCACTAAATAGCCTATGTGAGCATCACCAGCGCTATTTTATTATTAATGATGATATTGAACTTGCTTTTTCCTGTGGTGCTAGCGGCGTACATCTAGGCCAGAGCGATGGCTCCCTAAGCGATGCAAAGTCTCGACTTTCAGCCAACGCTATCATTGGCGTAACATGCCATGATAGCCTGAGTCTTGCACAAAAAGCCGAGAAGCAAGGAGCGTCCTATGTAGCTTTTGGCGCATTTTTCCGCTCCCAAACGAAGCCACATGCTATACCTGCACCCCTAACTCTCTTGCAGGAAGCACGCCAGCAGCTCTCATCACCAATAGTAGCGATAGGCGGTATTACTGTGGATAATGCCCATCAGGTTATCGCTGCTGGCGCGGACATGGTTGCTGTTGTCCATTCTCTATTTACCGCCCCATCAGTGACTCAGCAGGCACAAGCCTTTGCTGATGTCTTCAAATAG